The DNA segment TTTTTATTCAACAGTTGCATCGCCAACATATTAATGTCTTTATAACCCCTACATGCCCCTTTTAATTGCGCTTTCGATTCTGCAAATTTTGGTGGATCAAGAATGATCATGTCAAACTTTTTACCTTGTTCACGATATTGACGAAGCAATTTAAATACATCTTGTTTTACAAACTGCACGTTTTTATCTTGTAAATTGTTTAACTCAAGGTTTTCCTTTGCAAGGTCTAACGCTGTTTGAGATACGTCAACGTTTATCACTTCTTTGGCACCTGCTTTAGCACAATGGAGTGAAAATGTGCCTGTATAAGAAAAACAATTTAAAACAGTTTTATCTTTCGCGTATCGTCCCGCAGCTAAACGTGAGTCACGTTGATCAAGATAGAAACCTGTTTTATGGCCTTTCTCTACATCAACCTTGATCTTAATACCATGCTCTTCAATGACACATTCAGTAGAATCTAACGGTGTGCTGATCCAACCTTTGCTTAGTTCTAAACCTTCTTTTTTACGTACATCAACATCTGAGCGTTCATAAATTGCGTGTGTGGGATATAGCTCGGCTAAGATCCTAAAGATTGTATGGCGATGATAATCTGCTCCAGCACTTAATAACTGACAGCTTAATATGTTGTCATACACATCGATGGTAAGACCTGGTAAGTTATCTGATTCGCCAGCAATTAAACGAAAGCCATTTAAGCCGCCATCGGCTATAGGTCTTTCTCTTAGTGTTGCTGCATTGATAAATCGAGTTCTAAAAAATTCATCATCAATGTTTTCATGTTGATTAAACGTCCAAACTCGAACTCTAATTTGTGAGTCTGGTGAATATGCTCCTTTAGCAAGCCAGTTACCCTTACTATCAAAAATTTCAACGGTTTCACCGGGGAGTGGTTTTCCAACAATTTTGTTGACTGCTTTGGAAAAAATCCAAGGATGACGACGTAAAAGTGATTTTTCTCGCGCAGGATTTAACATTATTCGTGCAGACATACTATATTCTTTATGTAAGGTAAAAAGAGCACTGATTGTAAACAAAGCTGGCGCAGTTAACAATATACCCATGACCATTGAATATACAGGTTTTCGTATGTTTGGAGTTCTTACATGGTTACGGCTATTCGATCGGGCGAAAATAACAAAGGATAAACTATGAAAGTTTGCTATATAGCGAAAGTAACTGGTGTTGTACAAGGTGTATATTTTAGAGCCAGTGCCCAAAATATCGCCATAGATCATGCACTAAGTGGCTATGCACATAATCTTGAAGATGGTAGTGTAGAGGTTATGGTGTGTGGCGATGAAGATAATGTTCAACATATGCTCGACTGGTTACATCAAGGTCCAGATGAAGCAGAGGTTGAAAATGTTACAGTCGATCAAACTCACCCACGAGATATTAATCATTTTTCTATTGGATAAATTGCGTATTTGCAATTAAACCTGTTTTTATTAGGATGACAAGTGAAGTTTATAGACGTAACTGAACAACAAGAACTAGTATTTAACCAAACACCAACTCCGACTATTACCAATGACGAATGCCTAATAAAAGTGCATGCGCTGGGTGTTAATCGTGCCGATTTATTACAACGTGCTGGCAAGTATCCACCACCACCGGGTGAGTCACCTATTTTAGGTCTTGAAGTTTGCGGTGAAATTACAAAACTTGGCGATGACGTAAGTGGGTTTGACTTAGGCGATAAGGTCTTGGGCCTTGTTGGCGGAGGCGGATATAGCGAGTATGTAAAAATTAAAGCCTCACATATGATTTCGTTGCCTGAACAGCTTAATTATTCTCAAGGTGCCGCCATCGCGGAAGTTTATTTAACTGCCTTTCAAAGTTTATTCTCTATTGCTAATGTACAACCCAAAGAACACGTGCTCATTCATGCTGGTGCGAGCGGGGTAGGTACTGCTGCAATTCAATTATGCAAAGCGATAGGCGCTGAAGTTACTGTTACGGTTAGCTCTGAGAAGAAAGCCCAAGCGTGTAAGGCTTTAGGTGCAGATAACATCATTAACTACAAAAATGAAGACTTTGTAGCATGGAAGAAACAACACCTTAAAGCTGGTTTTAATGTGATTTTAGATGTTGTTGGTGGTGATTATTTATCTAGAAATATCGATGTTGCCGCTTTAGACTCAAAAATTGTTATGTTAGCAATGTTGGGCGGTCGATTTTGCGAACAAGTTGATGTCGCCAAGATGTTGCTTAAACGAGTTAATATTCA comes from the Thalassotalea nanhaiensis genome and includes:
- a CDS encoding class I SAM-dependent rRNA methyltransferase; its protein translation is MSARIMLNPAREKSLLRRHPWIFSKAVNKIVGKPLPGETVEIFDSKGNWLAKGAYSPDSQIRVRVWTFNQHENIDDEFFRTRFINAATLRERPIADGGLNGFRLIAGESDNLPGLTIDVYDNILSCQLLSAGADYHRHTIFRILAELYPTHAIYERSDVDVRKKEGLELSKGWISTPLDSTECVIEEHGIKIKVDVEKGHKTGFYLDQRDSRLAAGRYAKDKTVLNCFSYTGTFSLHCAKAGAKEVINVDVSQTALDLAKENLELNNLQDKNVQFVKQDVFKLLRQYREQGKKFDMIILDPPKFAESKAQLKGACRGYKDINMLAMQLLNKNGLLLTFSCSGLMDAGLFQKIVADAALDAKREGRIIERLHQAADHPISLNYPEGYYLKGLVCQMD
- a CDS encoding acylphosphatase produces the protein MKVCYIAKVTGVVQGVYFRASAQNIAIDHALSGYAHNLEDGSVEVMVCGDEDNVQHMLDWLHQGPDEAEVENVTVDQTHPRDINHFSIG
- a CDS encoding NAD(P)H-quinone oxidoreductase; protein product: MKFIDVTEQQELVFNQTPTPTITNDECLIKVHALGVNRADLLQRAGKYPPPPGESPILGLEVCGEITKLGDDVSGFDLGDKVLGLVGGGGYSEYVKIKASHMISLPEQLNYSQGAAIAEVYLTAFQSLFSIANVQPKEHVLIHAGASGVGTAAIQLCKAIGAEVTVTVSSEKKAQACKALGADNIINYKNEDFVAWKKQHLKAGFNVILDVVGGDYLSRNIDVAALDSKIVMLAMLGGRFCEQVDVAKMLLKRVNIHATTLRSRSDNYKSKLVADFNAKFSQALSDDSVKPVIEQEFDWSEADQAHQLMSQNKNIGKYILTINH